A section of the Triticum dicoccoides isolate Atlit2015 ecotype Zavitan chromosome 7A, WEW_v2.0, whole genome shotgun sequence genome encodes:
- the LOC119334670 gene encoding monodehydroascorbate reductase 5, chlorplastic-like yields the protein MTSALRQKAAQMASAAAAAAAGTGCYSQTSWALRRLGAGGGALASAATRRRNCSVAAAVFDNQNREYVIVGGGNAAGYAARTFVEHGMADGRLCIVSKEAVPPYERPALTKGYLFPPEKKPARLPGFHTCVGSGGQRQTAEWYKENGIEVLYEDPVEAFDGKTQTLKTSSGKILKYGSLIISTGCAAARLPEKIGGDLPGVHYIRDVADADSLVSSLGKAKKIVVIGGGYIGMEVAAAACGWNLDTTIIFPEDHIMPRLFTPSLAKKYEELYEQNGVKFVKGALIDKLDAGSDGRVSSAILKDGSVVEADTVIVGIGAKPSVSPFEAVGVNIEVGGIEVDSMFRTSIPSIFAIGDVAAFPLKMYDRIARVEHVDHARKSAQHCIETLLTSQAKAYDYLPYFYSRVFEYEGSSRKIWWQFYGDNVGETIEVGNFDPKIATFWIDSDSRLKGVFLESGTSEEFLLLPKLARSQPIVDKAKLKSATSVEDALEIARSSL from the exons ATGACTTCAG CTCTCCGGCAAAAGGCGGCGCAGATGGCTtccgcggcggcggctgcggcggcggggacggGGTGCTACTCGCAGACGTCCTGGGCGCTGCGACGCCTTGGCGCCGGAGGCGGCGCCCTCGCATCGGCGGCCACCCGCAGGAGGAACTGCTCCGTCGCGGCCGCCGTCTTTGACAACCAGAACCGCGA GTACGTGATCGTGGGCGGCGGGAACGCGGCGGGCTACGCGGCTAGGACGTTCGTCGAGCATGGCATGGCCGACGGCCGCCTCTGCATCGTCTCCAAAGAG GCTGTTCCACCATACGAGCGACCGGCACTGACCAAAGGCTATCTGTTTCCCCCAGAAAAAAAGCCGGCACGCCTACCT GGATTCCATACCTGTGTTGGATCTGGTGGCCAGAGGCAGACTGCCGAATGGTACAAGGAGAATGGCATAGAG GTGCTGTATGAGGATCCAGTTGAAGCATTTGATGGCAAAACACAGACCTTGAAAACTTCATCAGGGAAAATTCTGAAGTATGGGTCACTTATCATTTCTACTGGTTGTGCAGCTGCAAG ACTACCTGAGAAAATTGGAGGAGACTTACCTGGAGTTCACTATATACGTGATGTTGCTGATGCTGATTCTCTAGTATCTTCATTG GGAAAAGCAAAGAAAATTGTTGTTATTGGTGGGGGCTATATTGGCATGGAGGTGGCTGCTGCAGCTTGTGGCTGGAATCTTGACACAACT ATAATATTCCCAGAAGATCACATAATGCCAAGATTGTTTACGCCTTCCCTTGCTAAGAAGTATGAGGAACTGTATGAGCAAAATGGCGTCAAATTCGTAAAG GGAGCTCTTATTGACAAACTTGATGCTGGCTCTGATGGAAGGGTGTCTTCAGCTATACTTAAAGATGGTTCTGTTGTTGAAGCTGATACA GTTATTGTTGGTATAGGAGCAAAACCATCTGTCAGCCCCTTCGAAGCTGTGGGAGTTAACATCGAAGTTGGTGGAATAGAG GTTGATTCCATGTTTAGAACAAGTATACCTAGCATCTTTGCTATTGGAGATGTGGCAGCTTTTCCGCTCAAG ATGTATGATAGAATAGCTCGAGTGGAGCATGTGGATCATGCCAGAAAGTCTGCACAACATTGTATAGAAACACTCTTAACATCCCAGGCAAAAGC GTATGACTACCTTCCGTATTTCTATTCTCGAGTTTTTGAGTATGAAGGAAGCTCCAGGAAAATTTGGTGGCAATTCTACGGAGATAACG TTGGTGAAACAATTGAAGTAGGGAACTTTGATCCTAAGATTGCTACCTTCTGGATTGACTCTG ATAGTCGATTGAAGGGTGTTTTCCTTGAGAGTGGAACCTCAGAG GAATTCTTGCTTCTTCCAAAGCTCGCGAGATCACAGCCCATTGTCGACAAAGCTAAGCTCAAGAGTGCAACTTCAGTTGAAGATGCATTAGAGATTGCGAGAAGCTCTCTTTAG
- the LOC119334669 gene encoding uncharacterized protein LOC119334669: protein MTAAAWPVCTICYEDLRPLSDQHIYCLPSCGHVFHALCVEQWLEYCPSAGGKKKGKCPICKQACGASHPPTRLFFQSTGACPTQAPPSSSQDADPEALAEEVARLEQKASSLGKVLEEQRDGIQKLNAEIVRWKEQAATAETMRESARKEKESVQRLLNAKTEELSRKTSECVRLQERSLALAKELAALKLSTDTNLQEEEILKLASLGNHGNLENAVDVLKRSLALRNKSYKDLMVQCNHLGRSESRAQQRIEKDRELIKKLRAKVLDLQKELEEKENNVIRDLRSSKKFKADQNQTNPVKASANNGFSSPSAGYGNQTVKLDDVMQDGCNEKVQSNQVTPEAKKDPILQDSLEIKIADVIDLDADDKGTIKCPAKPFGYNDYTSDTRNQSSRCERGTEEPTAFGCEPSFYVPEETSFLKHTAATGKSTFQEFLMKTKLQNVQELPVLRSTNVTTSTCKKESLTIGGISKQATRLASGTGPQTFHNLNSLSDDDFQTLPGCTGEGARKGIGKWSKGRAAPGYLGANTNKGNLISVGHDGRGGKVKVLRNHGRFADSRTPALWPKAQQKAVGKGGQSNLEHFFEKR, encoded by the exons atgaccGCCGCCGCATGGCCGGTCTGCACCATCTGCTACGAGGACCTCCGCCCGCTCTCCGACCAGCACATCTACTGCCTCCCCTCCTGCGGCCACGTCTTCCACGCCCTCTG CGTAGAGCAATGGCTGGAGTACTGCCCGAGCGCGGGCGGCAAGAAGAAGGGTAAGTGCCCCATCTGCAAGCAGGCCTGCGGCGCCTCTCACCCCCCGACTCGCCTCTTCTTCCAGTCCACCGGCGCGTGCCCCACGCAGGCGCCCCCCTCCTCGTCGCAGGACGCCGACCCGGAGGCGCTCGCCGAAGAGGTCGCCCGGCTGGAGCAGAAGGCGTCGTCCCTTGGCAAGGTGCTCGAGGAGCAGCGCGATGGGATCCAGAAGCTCAACGCCGAG ATCGTCAGGTGGAAGGAGCAGGCGGCGACCGCGGAGACGATGCGGGAGTCGGCTAGGAAGGAGAAAGAGTCTGTGCAGCGGCTGCTCAATGCGAAAACAGAG GAGTTGTCGAGGAAGACGTCAGAGTGCGTGAGGTTGCAGGAGAGGAGCCTTGCGTTGGCGAAGGAGCTTGCGGCCCTGAAGCT GTCGACTGACACGAACCTTCAGGAAGAAGAGATCCTAAAGTTGGCTTCATTGGGTAACCATGGCAACCTTGAGAATGCTGTTGACGTCCTGAAGAGATCACTTGCTCTCCGCAACAA GAGCTACAAAGACTTGATGGTCCAATGCAATCATCTGGGAAGATCAGAAAGTCGCGCTCAGCAGAGGATTGAGAAGGACAGGGAGCTGATAAAGAAGTTGAGG GCAAAGGTACTTGATCTTCAGAAGGAACtggaagaaaaggaaaataatgtCATCAGAGACTTGAGGTCTTCAAAGAAATTTAAAGCTGACCAGAACCAGACAAATCCAGTGAAGGCCAGTGCTAATAATGGTTTCTCTAGTCCTAGTGCTGGATATGGGAATCAAACGGTTAAGCTTGATGATGTGATGCAAGATGGATGCAACGAGAAGGTTCAGTCGAACCAGGTGACCCCTGAAGCTAAAAAAGATCCGATCTTACAAGACAGCCTTGAAATAAAGATTGCAGATGTGATAGACTTAGATGCGGATGACAAAGGCACGATAAAATGTCCCGCCAAGCCGTTCGGGTATAATGATTACACTTCGGATACACGAAATCAGTCCAGTCGCTGTGAACGTGGTACCGAAGAGCCCACGGCATTCGGATGTGAGCCTTCCTTCTATGTACCAGAAGAAACATCATTTTTGAAACACACGGCAGCTACTGGAAAATCAACATTTCAGGAGTTTCTTATGAAGACCAAACTGCAAAACGTTCAAGAGCTTCCTGTTCTGAGAAGCACGAATGTTACAACTTCAACATGTAAGAAAGAATCACTGACAATTGGTGGCATCTCTAAACAAGCAACTAGGCTGGCTTCTGGCACTGGACCTCAGACATTTCACAATTTAAATTCTCTTTCCG ATGATGATTTTCAAACGCTACCTGGATGTACCGGTGAAGGGGCAAGAAAAGGCATTGGCAAATGGTCCAAGGGCAGGGCAGCACCCGGGTAtctaggtgcaaacacaaacaAGGGCAATCTGATATCTGTGGGGCACGACGGGCGCGGGGGAAAGGTGAAAGTCCTGAGAAATCATGGCCGGTTCGCG GATAGTAGGACTCCAGCATTGTGGCCAAAGGCACAGCAGAAGGCTGTAGGCAAAGGTGGGCAGTCTAACCTAGAGCACTTCTTTGAGAAGAGATGA